One Numenius arquata unplaced genomic scaffold, bNumArq3.hap1.1 HAP1_SCAFFOLD_86, whole genome shotgun sequence DNA segment encodes these proteins:
- the LOC141477841 gene encoding olfactory receptor 14J1-like, which yields MSNSSSITQFLLLAFADTRELQLLHFGLFLGIYLAALLGNALIITAIAWDHRLHTPMYFFLLNLSVLDLGSISTTVPKAMANSLWDTVAISYWGCTAQVFFFFFYATAEYCVLTVMSYDRYVAICQPLHYGTLLGSRACVHMAAAAWGSGFLNALLHTANTFSLPLCQGNVLGQFFCEIPQILKLSCSHSYLREVGLIVVSVCIAFGCFVFIVVSYVQIFRAVLRIPSEQGRHKAFSTCLPHLAVVSLFISTAVFAHLKPPSISSQVLDLVVAVLYSVVPPAVNPLIYSMRNQELKGAVWKLMTR from the coding sequence atgtccaacagcagctccatcacccagttcctcctcctggcattcgcagacacacgggagctgcagctcttgcacttcgggctcttcctgggcatctacctggctgccctcctgggaaacgcactcatcatcaccgccatcgcctgggaccaccgcctccacacccccatgtacttcttcctcctcaacctctccgttcttgacctgggctccatctccaccactgtccccaaagccatggccaactccctctgggacaccgtggcaatttcctactggggatgtactgcccaggtcttttttttttttttttatgctacagCAGAGTATTGtgttctcactgtcatgtcctacgaccgctacgttgccatctgccaacccctgcactacgggaccctcctgggcagcagagcttgtgtccacatggcagcagctgcctggggcagtgggtttctcaatgctctcctgcacacggccaatacattttccctacccctctgccagggcaatgtcctgggccagttcttctgtgaaatcccccagatcctcaagctctcctgctcacactcctacctcagggaagttgggcttattgtggtcagtgtctgtattgcatttggttgttttgttttcattgtggtgtcctatgtgcagatcttcagggccgtgctgaggatcccctctgagcagggacggcacaaagccttttccacgtgcctccctcacctggccgtggtctccctgtttatcagcactgcagtgtttgcccacctgaagcccccttccatctcctcccaagttctagacctggtggtggctgttctgtactcggtggtgcctccagcagtgaaccccctcatctacagcatgaggaaccaggagctcaaaggtgcagtgtggaaactgatgaccagatga